The following coding sequences lie in one Komagataeibacter sucrofermentans DSM 15973 genomic window:
- a CDS encoding YbaB/EbfC family nucleoid-associated protein, whose translation MKNLAGLMKQATQMQARMEEMQAKLEDMVIEGSAGAGMVTLTMNGKGDMKSITIDPKLADPGEMEMLQDLILAASADARKKLDATASEEMKKVTGGLNLPGGMKFPF comes from the coding sequence ATGAAAAATCTTGCCGGCCTGATGAAACAGGCCACCCAGATGCAGGCCCGCATGGAAGAAATGCAGGCCAAGCTTGAAGACATGGTCATTGAAGGCAGCGCGGGCGCTGGCATGGTCACGCTGACCATGAACGGCAAGGGCGACATGAAGTCGATCACCATCGACCCCAAGCTGGCCGATCCCGGTGAGATGGAAATGCTGCAGGATCTGATCCTTGCCGCCAGCGCCGATGCCCGCAAGAAGCTCGACGCCACTGCCAGCGAGGAAATGAAGAAGGTCACTGGTGGCCTGAACCTGCCGGGCGGGATGAAATTCCCGTTCTGA
- the recR gene encoding recombination mediator RecR: protein MSGRGEIDRLVTLLGRLPGLGPRSARRAALALLRQPHARMLPLAQAMEQAARAVRTCSTCGNLDTTDPCAICADPTRDAGLVCVVENVGDLWALERAGVHRGVYQVLGGTLSALSGIGPDDLNVQPLLDRIAQGGVREVILALGATVEGATTMHWLHERLARFDIKISRVGQGVPVGGALDVLDDGTLAAAIMARRPA from the coding sequence ATGAGCGGGCGGGGTGAGATTGACCGGCTGGTGACCCTGCTGGGCCGCCTGCCGGGGCTCGGGCCCCGCTCGGCCCGCCGGGCGGCGCTGGCCCTGCTGCGCCAGCCCCATGCCCGCATGCTGCCGCTTGCACAGGCCATGGAGCAGGCGGCGCGCGCCGTGCGCACCTGCTCGACCTGCGGCAATCTGGACACGACCGATCCCTGCGCCATCTGCGCCGACCCCACCCGCGATGCGGGGCTGGTGTGCGTGGTGGAGAATGTAGGTGATTTGTGGGCGCTCGAGCGCGCGGGCGTGCATCGCGGCGTGTATCAGGTGCTTGGCGGCACACTGTCGGCCCTATCCGGCATCGGGCCGGATGACCTGAACGTGCAGCCGTTGCTTGACCGCATTGCCCAAGGCGGCGTGCGCGAAGTGATCCTGGCCTTGGGTGCCACGGTGGAAGGGGCCACCACCATGCACTGGCTGCATGAACGGCTGGCTCGGTTCGACATCAAGATCAGCCGTGTGGGGCAGGGCGTGCCGGTAGGGGGCGCGCTTGATGTGCTTGATGATGGCACGCTGGCCGCCGCCATCATGGCGCGCAGGCCCGCATGA
- a CDS encoding SDR family oxidoreductase, with product MSMVWPVPAGMPRVALVTGGAARLGRAIALELARAGFDVALHYNTSAQAAEQTAAGIHALGRRAVLLPADLAQETMVTPLMAEATRKLGPVGVLVNNASVFMRDEWDSATRAGWDAHMEPNTRAPFVLMQEFARLLPESAQGMVLNMLDERVWSLTPHFVSYTVSKAALWTLTQTMALALAPRQIRVNAIGPGPVLPTPRQTAEQFARQCASVPLGQGATPDEIARAALSLVCLPSVTGQMLALDGGQHMQWSPAPPVR from the coding sequence ATGAGCATGGTCTGGCCCGTGCCTGCCGGTATGCCGCGCGTAGCCCTTGTTACCGGCGGGGCGGCCCGTCTTGGCCGCGCCATTGCGCTGGAACTGGCGCGCGCGGGCTTTGATGTTGCGCTGCATTACAACACCTCCGCACAGGCGGCGGAACAGACCGCCGCCGGGATCCACGCGCTGGGCCGCAGGGCCGTGCTGCTGCCCGCCGATCTGGCGCAGGAGACAATGGTCACGCCGCTCATGGCCGAGGCGACCCGCAAGCTTGGCCCGGTGGGCGTGCTGGTCAACAACGCCAGCGTGTTCATGCGCGATGAATGGGACAGCGCGACAAGGGCAGGGTGGGATGCCCACATGGAGCCCAACACCCGCGCGCCGTTCGTGCTGATGCAGGAATTCGCCCGCCTGCTGCCCGAGAGCGCGCAGGGCATGGTGCTGAACATGCTTGATGAGCGCGTATGGTCGCTCACGCCTCATTTTGTCAGCTATACCGTGTCCAAGGCGGCGTTGTGGACCCTGACGCAGACCATGGCGCTCGCACTTGCTCCACGCCAGATTCGCGTCAACGCCATCGGTCCCGGCCCCGTGCTGCCCACGCCAAGGCAGACGGCGGAACAGTTTGCCCGCCAGTGCGCTTCCGTGCCGCTAGGCCAGGGTGCAACACCCGATGAGATCGCGCGCGCGGCCCTGTCGCTTGTGTGCCTGCCATCGGTTACCGGGCAGATGCTCGCCCTTGATGGCGGACAGCACATGCAGTGGTCGCCCGCCCCCCCCGTGCGCTGA
- the folB gene encoding dihydroneopterin aldolase: protein MSVFPPWNEPDHLRCLFVRNMVLDARIGVFEHEQGVTQRIRVNVMFGVPDSASLEVGADDLARTVSYERVVLLVRELVGQGHIALVETLAERIAAGVLAEKRVRITRVSIEKLDIFDDAESVGVEIERRNPA, encoded by the coding sequence ATGTCCGTATTCCCGCCGTGGAATGAACCCGACCACCTGCGCTGCCTGTTCGTGCGCAATATGGTGCTTGATGCCCGTATCGGCGTGTTTGAACACGAGCAGGGCGTGACCCAGCGCATTCGCGTCAATGTGATGTTTGGCGTGCCCGACAGCGCCTCGCTGGAGGTGGGGGCGGATGATCTGGCCCGCACTGTATCATATGAACGTGTGGTGCTGCTGGTGCGCGAACTGGTGGGGCAAGGGCACATAGCCCTGGTAGAAACGCTGGCCGAGCGAATCGCGGCTGGCGTGCTGGCGGAAAAGCGCGTGCGCATCACGCGCGTCAGCATCGAAAAACTCGACATTTTCGATGATGCCGAATCGGTTGGCGTCGAGATCGAGCGCCGCAACCCCGCCTGA
- a CDS encoding TIGR02300 family protein has protein sequence MAQSNLGTKRVCVSCSARFYDLNKNPAVCPKCGAEQPVELPRLRRPVEAAPESKPKTGENAVDNDVDVDLDADADEDSDAVLPDDAGLDDDDDDDISSADIDVKTDKDDHDN, from the coding sequence ATGGCTCAGTCCAACCTCGGCACCAAACGTGTCTGTGTCTCCTGCAGCGCCCGTTTCTACGATCTGAACAAGAATCCGGCCGTCTGCCCCAAATGCGGCGCTGAACAGCCCGTGGAACTGCCCCGCCTGCGCCGCCCGGTGGAAGCTGCCCCCGAATCCAAGCCCAAGACCGGCGAGAACGCGGTCGATAACGACGTGGATGTCGATCTCGACGCCGATGCGGATGAGGATTCCGACGCCGTTCTGCCGGATGACGCAGGCCTTGACGACGATGATGACGACGACATCAGCAGCGCTGACATCGACGTAAAAACCGACAAGGACGACCACGACAACTGA
- the aroA gene encoding 3-phosphoshikimate 1-carboxyvinyltransferase: MKTDHAPSSVRALTVHAPRAPLSGSVHVPGDKSISHRSLMFAALARGTTHITGLLEGEDVLRTADAMRALGADITREGAGQWRVQGCGLDGLREPADVLDMGNSGTAARLLSGILASHGFTSVMTGDASLRGRPMKRVTDPLAATGATFLSRHGGRLPLAIAGNANPPPLAYRLPVASAQVKSAVLLAGLNAVGETRVEEPVATRDHTENMLRHFGAQVQVEPMGAGGRVITLQGRPDLVARDIVVPGDPSSAAFVLVAALLVPGSSVRVQGVGLNPLRTGLFTSLREMGADLAISNERIEGGEPVGDLTATAGALHGVDVPAIRAPSMIDEYPVLAVAAAHAAGQSRFRGLEELRVKESDRLAATVALLEANGIKVDVVGDDMIVHGTGGAIPGGGLVETRMDHRLAMSAIVMGLAAQKPVSVDDTAFIDTSFPGFVGLMNSIGAGLAA; this comes from the coding sequence ATGAAAACCGATCATGCCCCTTCTTCCGTTCGCGCGCTGACGGTTCATGCCCCGCGCGCGCCCCTGTCCGGTTCGGTCCATGTGCCGGGTGACAAGTCGATCAGCCACCGCTCGCTGATGTTTGCCGCCCTCGCGCGCGGCACGACCCACATCACCGGCCTGCTGGAAGGCGAGGACGTGCTGCGTACCGCCGATGCCATGCGTGCCCTTGGCGCCGACATCACCCGCGAGGGTGCGGGGCAGTGGCGCGTGCAGGGCTGCGGGCTCGACGGGCTGCGTGAACCGGCCGATGTGCTGGACATGGGCAATTCCGGCACGGCGGCACGCCTGCTGTCGGGCATTCTGGCCAGCCACGGCTTCACCTCGGTCATGACGGGCGATGCCAGCCTGCGCGGCCGCCCGATGAAGCGCGTGACCGACCCGCTGGCCGCCACGGGGGCAACCTTCCTCTCGCGCCACGGCGGGCGGCTGCCGCTGGCCATTGCGGGCAACGCCAACCCGCCGCCGCTGGCCTACCGGCTGCCGGTAGCCTCGGCACAGGTCAAGTCCGCCGTGCTGCTGGCCGGGCTGAACGCGGTGGGCGAGACACGGGTGGAAGAGCCAGTTGCCACCCGCGACCATACGGAAAACATGCTGCGCCACTTTGGCGCGCAGGTGCAGGTCGAACCCATGGGTGCGGGCGGGCGTGTCATCACCCTTCAGGGCCGCCCCGACCTTGTGGCGCGTGACATCGTGGTGCCGGGCGATCCGTCCTCGGCTGCCTTCGTGCTCGTCGCGGCCCTGCTGGTGCCCGGCTCGAGCGTGCGCGTGCAGGGCGTGGGGCTGAACCCGCTGCGCACCGGGCTGTTCACCTCGCTGCGCGAGATGGGGGCCGACCTTGCCATCAGCAACGAGCGCATTGAAGGCGGCGAACCCGTGGGCGACCTGACCGCGACCGCAGGCGCGCTGCATGGCGTGGACGTGCCCGCCATCCGCGCGCCGTCAATGATCGATGAATATCCGGTTCTGGCCGTGGCCGCCGCCCATGCTGCGGGGCAGTCGCGCTTTCGCGGGCTGGAGGAGCTGCGCGTGAAGGAAAGCGACCGCCTTGCCGCCACAGTGGCGCTGCTTGAGGCCAACGGCATCAAGGTGGACGTGGTGGGCGATGACATGATCGTGCACGGCACCGGCGGCGCCATTCCCGGTGGCGGGCTGGTCGAGACCCGCATGGACCACCGCCTGGCCATGAGCGCCATCGTGATGGGCCTTGCAGCACAAAAGCCGGTCAGCGTGGATGACACCGCCTTCATCGACACGAGCTTCCCCGGATTCGTGGGGCTGATGAACAGCATCGGTGCGGGGCTTGCGGCATGA
- a CDS encoding d(CMP) kinase translates to MTQRLVIAVDGPAAAGKGTLARSLAEALGLPYLDTGLLYRATGRRMIDAGHDPATAPAEEFAAGVGMEDLRRTDLRVPEVDRAASLVAAQPAVRRMLVDVQRRFAGAHGAVLDGRDIGTVIFPDAQVKLYITASARTRAERRWEQMATDLNAPDRAAQIAQVEREIAARDAADSARATAPLRPAEDAVHIETDHLDAAAVLAEALRIVALRTR, encoded by the coding sequence ATGACGCAGCGCCTGGTCATAGCGGTTGACGGCCCGGCCGCTGCGGGCAAGGGCACGCTGGCCCGCAGCCTGGCCGAGGCGCTGGGCCTGCCCTATCTCGATACCGGCCTGCTCTACCGCGCCACCGGGCGGCGCATGATCGATGCGGGCCACGACCCCGCCACCGCCCCGGCGGAGGAATTTGCGGCGGGTGTCGGCATGGAAGACCTGCGCCGCACCGACCTGCGCGTGCCCGAGGTGGACCGCGCCGCAAGCCTCGTCGCGGCCCAGCCCGCCGTGCGCCGGATGCTCGTTGATGTGCAGCGCCGCTTTGCCGGCGCCCATGGCGCGGTGCTCGACGGGCGCGATATCGGCACGGTCATTTTTCCCGATGCGCAGGTCAAGCTCTACATCACCGCTTCGGCCCGCACGCGCGCCGAGCGGCGATGGGAGCAGATGGCCACCGACCTCAACGCCCCTGACCGCGCGGCGCAGATAGCGCAGGTGGAGCGCGAGATCGCCGCGCGTGACGCCGCCGATTCCGCCCGCGCCACCGCGCCCTTGCGCCCGGCGGAGGATGCCGTGCATATCGAGACCGACCACCTCGATGCCGCCGCCGTGCTGGCCGAGGCCCTGCGGATCGTGGCGCTAAGGACGCGATAG
- the rpsA gene encoding 30S ribosomal protein S1, producing the protein MASATTQPVENFADLLEETLGRDSAFDGSVVTGRVVRLTDEYAIVDVGLKSEGRVSLKEFGPPGVTPDVKPGDVIELFVERYEDRDGSIVLSREKARREEAWSNLEKAFEGNQRVNGTIYGRVKGGFTVDLGGAMAFLPGSQVDIRPVRDVTPLMGVPQPFQILKMDRARGNIVVSRRAVLEETRAEQRSELIQGLKEGMILDGVVKNITDYGAFVDLGGVDGLLHVTDIAWKRINHPSEALQIGQPVRVQVIRFNPDTQRISLGMKQLEADPWENVAIKYPPGARYTGRVTNITDYGAFVELEPGVEGLVHVSEMSWTKKNVHPGKIVATSQEVDVMVLDVDSAKRRISLGLKQVQRNPWEQFAEEHKVGSVVEGEIRNITEFGLFIGLSADIDGMVHMSDLSWDEPGEVAMSHYEKGQVVKAKVLDVDVEKERISLGIKQLHEDPAADTLSKVQKGAVVTCIVTAVQANGIEVKVDDVLTGFIRRAELARDKADQRPERFAVGERVDAKVVSVDRAARKLALTIRGREVEEDKQAISDYGSSDSGASLGDILGAAIRRRNAES; encoded by the coding sequence ATGGCTTCAGCCACAACACAGCCCGTCGAGAACTTTGCCGATCTCCTCGAGGAAACCCTCGGTCGCGATTCCGCGTTTGACGGTTCCGTCGTCACCGGTCGCGTCGTTCGCCTGACGGATGAATACGCCATCGTCGATGTCGGCCTGAAAAGCGAAGGGCGCGTTTCCCTCAAGGAATTCGGCCCGCCGGGCGTTACCCCCGATGTCAAGCCGGGTGATGTCATCGAACTGTTCGTCGAGCGGTACGAAGATCGTGACGGGTCCATCGTCCTGTCGCGCGAGAAGGCCCGCCGCGAGGAAGCCTGGTCGAACCTTGAAAAGGCGTTCGAAGGCAACCAGCGCGTCAACGGCACCATCTATGGCCGCGTCAAGGGTGGCTTCACCGTCGACCTCGGCGGCGCGATGGCGTTCCTGCCCGGCTCGCAGGTCGATATCCGCCCCGTGCGCGATGTGACCCCGCTGATGGGCGTGCCCCAGCCGTTCCAGATCCTGAAGATGGACCGCGCACGCGGCAACATCGTCGTGTCGCGTCGCGCCGTGCTCGAAGAGACCCGTGCGGAGCAGCGCAGCGAGCTGATCCAGGGCCTGAAGGAAGGTATGATCCTCGATGGCGTGGTCAAGAACATCACCGATTACGGTGCGTTCGTTGATCTTGGCGGCGTCGATGGCCTGCTGCATGTGACCGATATCGCATGGAAGCGCATCAACCACCCGTCCGAGGCGCTGCAGATCGGCCAGCCGGTCCGCGTGCAGGTCATCCGCTTCAACCCCGACACGCAGCGTATCTCGCTGGGCATGAAGCAGCTTGAGGCTGACCCGTGGGAGAACGTGGCGATCAAGTACCCGCCGGGTGCCCGCTACACCGGTCGCGTCACGAACATCACCGACTACGGTGCGTTCGTCGAGCTCGAGCCGGGCGTCGAAGGCCTGGTGCACGTGTCCGAGATGTCCTGGACGAAGAAGAACGTCCATCCGGGCAAGATCGTCGCCACTTCTCAGGAAGTCGATGTGATGGTTCTGGATGTGGACAGCGCGAAGCGCCGCATCTCGCTGGGCCTGAAGCAGGTGCAGCGCAACCCGTGGGAGCAGTTCGCCGAGGAACACAAGGTTGGTTCCGTGGTGGAAGGCGAGATCCGCAACATCACCGAGTTCGGCCTGTTCATCGGCCTGTCCGCCGACATCGATGGCATGGTTCACATGTCCGACCTGTCGTGGGACGAGCCGGGCGAAGTCGCCATGAGCCACTACGAGAAGGGCCAGGTCGTAAAGGCCAAGGTTCTGGACGTGGACGTGGAGAAAGAGCGTATCTCGCTGGGCATCAAGCAGCTGCATGAAGACCCCGCCGCTGACACGCTGAGCAAGGTGCAGAAGGGTGCGGTCGTGACCTGCATCGTTACCGCGGTGCAGGCGAACGGCATCGAGGTGAAGGTTGACGACGTTCTGACCGGCTTCATCCGCCGTGCGGAACTGGCCCGTGACAAGGCCGACCAGCGCCCCGAGCGCTTCGCCGTTGGCGAACGCGTCGATGCGAAGGTCGTGTCGGTTGACCGCGCAGCCCGCAAGCTGGCCCTGACCATCCGCGGCCGTGAGGTCGAGGAAGACAAGCAGGCGATCTCCGACTACGGTTCTTCCGATAGCGGTGCTTCGCTGGGTGACATTCTGGGTGCCGCGATCCGTCGCCGTAACGCCGAGAGCTGA